A genomic stretch from Hymenobacter psoromatis includes:
- a CDS encoding ABC transporter permease: protein MLKTFGSFVLFLYNMMTRTERFKILWKRFFEEATLIGVNSVFVVGLVATFIGAVTCVQIAYNLTNPLIPKSTIGYMVREMTILELAPTITSIVLAGKVGSAIAGGLGTMRITEQISALEVMGINSTSYLVLPRILAAMFMFPLLVILAMALSILGGYLAGTLSGVMAPQDYIEGIRTDFIPYNIYFALIKAVVFAFLVSGISAYKGFYTEGGALEVGAASTSAVTNSIIAILLADYALAAILL, encoded by the coding sequence ATGCTAAAAACTTTCGGCTCCTTCGTTCTATTTCTCTACAACATGATGACCCGCACCGAGCGGTTCAAGATATTGTGGAAACGCTTCTTCGAAGAAGCCACGCTCATTGGGGTCAACTCCGTCTTTGTCGTGGGTCTGGTTGCGACTTTCATCGGGGCCGTAACCTGCGTCCAGATTGCCTACAACCTAACCAACCCGCTCATCCCGAAGTCCACCATCGGCTATATGGTGCGCGAGATGACGATTCTGGAGCTGGCACCCACGATTACCAGCATTGTGCTGGCGGGCAAAGTGGGCTCGGCTATCGCGGGCGGCCTGGGCACGATGCGCATTACGGAGCAGATTTCGGCGCTGGAGGTAATGGGTATTAATTCGACTTCCTACCTCGTCCTACCCCGCATTCTGGCGGCCATGTTCATGTTTCCGCTGCTGGTGATTCTGGCAATGGCGCTCAGCATTTTGGGTGGCTACCTGGCCGGCACGCTGTCGGGCGTAATGGCCCCGCAGGACTATATTGAGGGCATTCGCACCGATTTTATTCCCTATAATATTTACTTCGCCCTTATCAAGGCCGTGGTTTTTGCCTTCCTGGTGTCGGGCATTTCGGCCTACAAAGGCTTTTACACCGAAGGCGGTGCGTTGGAAGTAGGCGCGGCCAGCACGTCCGCCGTCACCAACTCCATCATCGCCATTCTGCTGGCCGACTACGCGCTGGCGGCCATACTTTTATAG
- a CDS encoding short-chain dehydrogenase, with protein MAITGGSQGIGRALVLSFLAAGFSVATCARRPEDLAALAGACPGRPLHTLPADLSQPADCQRFAAFVLALGQPLGALINNAGAYVPGRFQDEPADGSRLRDMLNVNLLSAYDVTRALLPTLLGQGRGHIFTICSTASIMPYPNGGSYGVAKFALLGYTKTLREEVKAQGLRVTAVLPGATLTRSWEGVGLPPERFIDPADVAQAVLSAYQLSPHAVVEELLIRPQLGDI; from the coding sequence ATCGCGATAACGGGGGGTAGCCAGGGCATCGGGCGGGCCCTGGTACTGAGTTTTTTAGCCGCCGGGTTTAGCGTGGCCACCTGCGCCCGCCGGCCCGAAGATTTAGCGGCCCTGGCAGGGGCCTGCCCCGGCCGGCCCCTGCACACCCTGCCCGCCGACCTGAGCCAGCCCGCCGACTGCCAGCGCTTTGCCGCGTTCGTGCTGGCGCTGGGCCAGCCGCTGGGCGCGCTCATCAACAACGCCGGGGCCTATGTGCCCGGCCGCTTCCAGGATGAGCCCGCCGACGGCTCGCGGCTGCGCGACATGCTGAATGTGAATTTATTAAGCGCCTACGACGTGACGCGCGCGCTGCTGCCCACGCTGCTAGGGCAGGGTAGGGGCCACATTTTCACCATCTGCTCCACGGCCAGCATCATGCCCTACCCCAACGGCGGCTCCTACGGCGTGGCCAAATTCGCGCTACTCGGCTACACCAAAACCCTGCGCGAAGAAGTGAAAGCCCAGGGCTTGCGCGTGACGGCCGTGCTGCCCGGTGCCACCCTCACCCGCAGCTGGGAGGGGGTAGGGCTGCCCCCCGAGCGCTTCATCGACCCCGCCGACGTGGCCCAGGCCGTGCTCAGCGCCTACCAGCTTTCGCCCCACGCCGTGGTCGAGGAACTACTTATTCGCCCCCAATTAGGTGATATTTAG